The Terriglobales bacterium genomic sequence CCTGTGACTTCAGTCACAGCGATTCGTGTCCAGACCCGGCAGAGTAGTGCCTTCGGGAGGAAACTCCATGCGCGCAGCGCCAACCAAGCGGGCCACCCACCAGCCCCAGGACTCCTCCGCCCGCGTCCTCAAGATGCCCGCCGCCGTCCCCGCCATCGACTGCATGTACTACGTGGCCACCCAGGAGTTCATGCAGCAGTGGGACCGCGCCAAGCAGGGCGAGCTGGAGTGCCGCATGGAGCGCTCCATCGGCGGCCTGCCCCGCTATCCCTCGGTCGAGGAGATGCTCCGCCTCATGGACGAGGCCAGCGTCGAGCGCGTCTTCATCTGCCAGGCCAAGATGTGGTCCTACTGGCGCAAGTGGATGTACATGGACACCCGCCTGGAAGACGTCCTGCAGTACACCGAGCGCTACCCCAACCGTTTCGTCGGCCTGGCCGGCTACAACCCCTTCCGCATCAAGGAGAGCCTGGCCGAGATCGAGACCGCGGTCACCCGCCACGGCTTCAAGGGTGTTTACGTCCACATCTACGGCTTCGACATCCCCCTGAACGACGCCAAGATGTACCCGCTCTACGCCAAGTGCGTCGAGCTGGGTGTCCCCGTCTCTATGCAGGTGGGACACGTGCTCGAGGCCATGCCCAGCGACTGCGGCCGCCCTATCTACCTGGATCGCGTGGCCTGCGACTTCCCCGACCTGAAGATCCTGGGCGCGCACACCGGCTGGCCCTGGGTCGAGGAACTCATCTCCGTCTGCTACAAGTGGGACAACGTCTACTTCGGCGTCGACGCCTGGATGCCCCGCTACCTCTCTCCCCCCATCCTGCAGTTCGTGAACAGCCGCCTGGGGCGCGACCGATGTATCTGGGGCACCAACGGCCTGCCTTGGAAGGAGAACCTGGAGCAGCTCGAGACCCTGGGCCTCAAGGAAGAGGTCAAACGCAAGCTCCTCCGCGAGAACGCCATCCAGCTCTTCCAGTTGGACAAGCTCCCAA encodes the following:
- a CDS encoding amidohydrolase family protein, which gives rise to MRAAPTKRATHQPQDSSARVLKMPAAVPAIDCMYYVATQEFMQQWDRAKQGELECRMERSIGGLPRYPSVEEMLRLMDEASVERVFICQAKMWSYWRKWMYMDTRLEDVLQYTERYPNRFVGLAGYNPFRIKESLAEIETAVTRHGFKGVYVHIYGFDIPLNDAKMYPLYAKCVELGVPVSMQVGHVLEAMPSDCGRPIYLDRVACDFPDLKILGAHTGWPWVEELISVCYKWDNVYFGVDAWMPRYLSPPILQFVNSRLGRDRCIWGTNGLPWKENLEQLETLGLKEEVKRKLLRENAIQLFQLDKLPKAKTAWTEADATLVDEGEPLIAER